One window from the genome of Ideonella sp. WA131b encodes:
- the phoU gene encoding phosphate signaling complex protein PhoU — protein sequence MSDKHMSTQFDAELSGISGRVLEMGGLVESQVVLAVKALTEFNGELADTVLAQEDRVNQMEVTIDRELSAIIARRQPTARDLRLLIAVSKTIANLERVGDEAARIARTVQRLINTGVSTRLRLPVSDLGFEAELAIAQLRKALDAFARLDIARALEVLKQDDQIDQEFDGLMRKLITYMMEDPRTISSSIDLVFVAKAIERVGDHGKNLAEAIIYVVKGTDVRHTSMEDVENAVR from the coding sequence ATGTCCGACAAGCACATGTCCACCCAGTTCGATGCCGAGCTCTCGGGCATTTCCGGCCGTGTCCTCGAGATGGGTGGCCTGGTCGAGTCCCAGGTCGTCCTGGCCGTCAAGGCGTTGACCGAGTTCAACGGCGAGCTCGCCGACACGGTGCTGGCACAGGAGGACCGAGTCAACCAGATGGAAGTGACGATCGACCGTGAGTTGTCGGCCATCATCGCGCGCCGCCAGCCCACGGCGCGTGATCTGCGTCTGCTGATCGCGGTCAGCAAGACGATCGCCAACCTCGAGCGCGTGGGCGACGAGGCGGCGCGCATCGCGCGCACGGTCCAGCGGCTCATCAACACCGGCGTGTCGACGCGGCTGCGATTGCCGGTTTCCGATCTCGGCTTCGAGGCGGAGTTGGCCATCGCCCAGCTGCGCAAGGCGCTCGACGCCTTCGCCCGGCTCGACATCGCCCGCGCGCTGGAGGTGCTCAAGCAGGACGACCAGATCGACCAGGAGTTCGACGGCCTGATGCGCAAGCTGATCACCTACATGATGGAAGACCCGCGCACGATCTCCTCGAGCATCGACCTCGTCTTCGTGGCCAAAGCCATCGAGCGCGTGGGCGACCACGGCAAGAACCTCGCCGAGGCCATCATCTACGTTGTCAAGGGCACCGACGTACGCCACACCTCGATGGAGGACGTCGAGAACGCGGTGCGCTGA
- the glmM gene encoding phosphoglucosamine mutase: protein MTRIYFGTDGIRGTVGAEPITPDFVLRLGHAVGQVLRRATPRPTVLIGKDTRISGYMLESALEAGFASAGVDVLLTGPLPTPGVAYLTRAQRLDLGVVISASHNAFADNGIKFFSARGEKLPDEWEAAVEAALVQPPRWVPSAELGKARRLDDAGGRYIEFCKSTVLHSLSLRGMKLVVDAAHGAAYHVAPAVFHELGATTVKIGCQPDGMNINEGVGATAPAALVAAVAEHRADYGIALDGDADRLQLVDAQGRLYNGDELLYVMAMDRLAQQHPVPGVVGTLMTNMAVEQALARHGVPMVRAKVGDRYVLEELVARGWQLGGEGSGHLLALDRHTTGDGIVSALQVLQAVRRHGKTLASLLDGVTLFPQTLINVRLRGAGDWTTNAAVQDARDTAERELGDGGRVLIRPSGTEPVLRVMVEARDAVLGRRCAERIAAAATSA from the coding sequence ATGACCCGCATCTACTTTGGCACCGACGGCATCCGTGGCACGGTGGGCGCCGAGCCGATCACGCCGGATTTCGTGTTGCGCCTGGGCCACGCCGTCGGCCAGGTGTTGCGCCGAGCAACACCGCGCCCCACGGTGCTGATCGGCAAGGACACCCGCATCTCGGGCTACATGCTCGAATCGGCGCTGGAAGCCGGCTTCGCATCGGCCGGGGTCGATGTGCTGCTCACGGGCCCGCTGCCCACGCCGGGTGTGGCCTACCTCACGCGGGCCCAGCGACTGGACTTGGGCGTGGTGATCAGCGCGTCGCACAACGCTTTTGCCGACAACGGCATCAAGTTCTTCTCTGCGCGCGGCGAGAAGTTGCCCGACGAGTGGGAGGCGGCGGTTGAAGCGGCGCTGGTGCAGCCGCCGCGCTGGGTGCCCTCAGCGGAGTTGGGCAAGGCCCGCCGCCTCGATGATGCCGGCGGCCGTTACATCGAGTTCTGCAAGAGCACGGTGCTGCACTCGCTCTCGCTGCGTGGCATGAAGCTGGTGGTCGATGCGGCCCACGGTGCCGCCTACCACGTGGCGCCAGCGGTGTTTCACGAGTTGGGCGCCACGACCGTGAAGATCGGCTGCCAGCCCGATGGGATGAACATCAACGAGGGCGTCGGCGCCACCGCCCCGGCCGCCCTGGTGGCGGCGGTGGCGGAGCACCGCGCCGACTACGGCATCGCGCTCGACGGTGACGCCGACCGGCTGCAGCTGGTCGACGCGCAAGGGCGCCTGTACAACGGCGACGAGCTGCTCTACGTGATGGCGATGGACCGGCTGGCCCAGCAGCACCCGGTGCCGGGCGTGGTGGGCACCCTGATGACCAACATGGCCGTCGAGCAGGCGTTGGCCCGCCATGGCGTGCCGATGGTGCGGGCCAAGGTGGGCGACCGTTACGTCCTCGAGGAGCTCGTGGCGCGCGGCTGGCAACTCGGCGGCGAGGGCTCGGGCCACCTGCTGGCGCTGGACCGCCACACCACAGGTGACGGCATCGTCAGCGCCTTGCAGGTCCTGCAGGCCGTGCGACGCCACGGCAAGACCTTGGCGTCGCTGCTCGACGGGGTGACTCTGTTCCCCCAGACCTTGATCAACGTGCGCCTGCGCGGCGCTGGCGACTGGACAACCAATGCCGCGGTTCAAGACGCTCGCGACACGGCCGAGCGTGAACTTGGCGATGGGGGCCGGGTGCTGATCCGCCCATCAGGCACTGAACCGGTACTGCGCGTGATGGTCGAGGCGCGAGACGCCGTGCTCGGTCGCCGCTGCGCCGAACGCATCGCCGCGGCAGCAACATCTGCCTGA
- a CDS encoding fasciclin domain-containing protein yields MTKRAFALLAASAALALAGCASTPAPATITDTAARTPQLSTLTKLLNDAGLADTLRGAGPFTVFAPSDDAFKAVPAAMLEQLARDKALLASVLSYHVIPGNVGSADVKTGNVKTVQGANIALSKAGTFVTVEDAVVTQADVAATNGVVHIIDKVLMPPRR; encoded by the coding sequence ATGACCAAGCGCGCCTTCGCCCTGCTGGCCGCCAGCGCCGCCCTGGCCTTGGCCGGCTGCGCCAGCACACCCGCCCCTGCCACCATCACCGACACCGCCGCACGCACACCGCAGCTGTCGACCCTGACCAAGCTGCTCAACGACGCCGGCCTGGCCGACACCCTGCGCGGCGCCGGGCCGTTCACGGTGTTCGCCCCAAGTGACGACGCCTTCAAGGCCGTGCCCGCCGCCATGCTGGAGCAGCTGGCCAGGGACAAGGCCCTTCTGGCATCGGTGCTCAGCTACCACGTGATCCCCGGCAACGTGGGCTCGGCCGACGTCAAGACCGGCAACGTCAAGACCGTTCAGGGCGCCAACATCGCCCTGTCCAAGGCCGGCACCTTCGTGACGGTGGAGGACGCGGTCGTGACGCAGGCCGATGTGGCTGCCACCAACGGCGTCGTCCACATCATCGACAAGGTGCTGATGCCGCCCCGGCGCTGA
- the folP gene encoding dihydropteroate synthase, with protein MGIVNVTPDSFFDGARHAQVGAAQRHCELLLEQGADILDIGGESTRPGAVAPSPDEECARVLPVLRHALGLGVPVSVDTSEPQLMRAALEAGVDIVNDVRSLRRPGALAELAGHASAGVCLMHMRGEPRGMDQQTDYVDVVDEVARWLGARLREVVAAGIGADRVVLDPGIGFAKTREQDLELLRRQHELMSLPRPLLAGWSRKRTVGSVTGRPVAERLAGSVAAALLAVQRGARIVRVHDVGETADALSLWRAVQPQAGRAAPPRAAPS; from the coding sequence ATGGGCATCGTCAACGTCACGCCCGACTCCTTCTTCGACGGCGCTCGCCATGCTCAGGTCGGCGCTGCCCAACGCCATTGCGAGCTGCTTCTGGAGCAGGGTGCCGACATCCTGGACATTGGGGGCGAGTCCACCCGCCCGGGGGCGGTGGCGCCGTCGCCTGACGAGGAGTGCGCGCGCGTGTTGCCGGTGCTGCGTCATGCGCTCGGCTTGGGCGTGCCCGTCTCGGTCGACACCAGCGAGCCGCAGCTGATGCGGGCGGCGCTGGAGGCCGGCGTCGACATCGTCAACGACGTGCGCAGCCTGCGGCGCCCGGGGGCGCTGGCCGAGCTGGCCGGCCATGCGAGCGCCGGTGTCTGCCTGATGCACATGCGTGGCGAACCCCGCGGCATGGATCAACAGACTGACTATGTCGACGTGGTGGACGAGGTGGCCCGTTGGCTGGGCGCCCGGCTGCGCGAGGTGGTGGCTGCGGGCATCGGGGCCGATCGGGTGGTGCTGGATCCGGGCATCGGCTTTGCCAAGACCCGCGAGCAGGACCTCGAGTTGCTCCGTCGCCAGCACGAGCTGATGTCGCTGCCGCGCCCGCTGCTGGCGGGGTGGTCGCGCAAGCGCACGGTGGGCAGCGTCACCGGGCGGCCGGTGGCCGAGCGCTTGGCCGGCAGCGTGGCCGCGGCGCTGCTGGCGGTGCAGCGCGGGGCGCGGATCGTGCGTGTGCACGACGTGGGCGAGACCGCGGATGCGCTCAGTCTCTGGCGGGCTGTTCAGCCTCAGGCCGGGCGCGCGGCGCCTCCTCGTGCAGCGCCGTCCTGA
- the pstS gene encoding phosphate ABC transporter substrate-binding protein PstS — MIPTSLIRALAFAATATLATLPAVAQDVTGAGATFPAPLYAKWADAYNKATGTKINYQSVGSGAGMRQIRGKTVDFGASDVPLTDADLAKDGLIQFPTVIGGVVPVVNVRGIGPGQLKLTGQILGDIFLGKITKWNDPAIKGLNPNLALPDTAIAPVRRADGSGTTFIFTNYLSKVNAEWKAKVGEAPAVNWPTGAGGKGNEGVAAFVQRLPNSIGYVEYSYARTNKMAHVQLRNQAGSFVNPDDSSFKAAAAGADWTKSFYQILTEQPGAGSWPITGATFILMHAKQDKPAQGSASLKFFEWAYSNGDAMATELEYVPLPSSVKELVRREWAKIQDGSGKAIAFK; from the coding sequence ATGATTCCGACCTCCCTGATCCGTGCCCTCGCCTTCGCGGCGACTGCCACGCTGGCCACGCTTCCGGCCGTCGCGCAGGACGTCACTGGCGCCGGAGCTACCTTTCCCGCGCCGCTCTACGCCAAGTGGGCTGATGCCTACAACAAAGCCACGGGGACCAAGATCAACTACCAGAGCGTCGGTTCTGGTGCCGGCATGCGCCAGATCCGGGGCAAGACGGTCGACTTCGGCGCTTCTGACGTTCCGCTGACCGACGCCGATCTGGCCAAGGATGGCCTCATCCAGTTCCCCACCGTGATCGGCGGGGTGGTTCCGGTGGTGAATGTCCGCGGCATTGGTCCTGGCCAGCTCAAGCTGACCGGCCAGATCCTGGGTGACATCTTCCTGGGCAAGATCACCAAGTGGAACGATCCGGCCATCAAGGGCCTCAACCCGAACCTGGCGCTGCCCGACACGGCGATCGCACCTGTGCGTCGCGCCGACGGCTCAGGCACCACCTTCATCTTCACCAACTACCTGTCGAAGGTGAACGCCGAGTGGAAGGCCAAGGTCGGCGAGGCGCCTGCCGTCAACTGGCCCACAGGTGCCGGCGGCAAGGGCAACGAGGGGGTCGCAGCGTTTGTCCAACGCCTGCCCAACTCCATCGGCTACGTCGAGTACAGCTACGCGCGCACCAACAAGATGGCACACGTTCAACTGCGGAACCAAGCCGGCAGTTTCGTGAACCCTGACGACAGCAGCTTCAAGGCCGCCGCCGCCGGTGCCGACTGGACCAAGAGCTTCTACCAGATCCTCACGGAGCAGCCGGGCGCGGGCAGCTGGCCCATCACCGGGGCCACCTTTATCCTGATGCACGCCAAGCAGGACAAGCCTGCGCAGGGCTCGGCCTCGCTCAAATTCTTCGAATGGGCCTACAGCAACGGCGATGCGATGGCCACCGAACTTGAGTATGTGCCGCTGCCCTCCAGCGTGAAGGAGCTGGTGCGCCGTGAGTGGGCGAAAATCCAGGACGGCTCCGGCAAGGCCATCGCCTTCAAGTGA
- the ftsH gene encoding ATP-dependent zinc metalloprotease FtsH, with protein MNNQWFSKVAVWLVIALVLFTVFKQFDRGVAQGSQIAYSDFLDEVKARRIKQVTLQENPGGGTEIQALREDGSRVRSTATFLDRGLVGDLINNGVKFDVKPREEPSLLMSILVSWGPMLLLIGVWIYFMRQMQGGGKGGAFSFGKSKARMLDEANNSTTFADVAGCDEAKEEVKELVDFLKDPQKFQKLGGRIPRGVLLVGPPGTGKTLLAKAIAGEAKVPFFSISGSDFVEMFVGVGAARVRDMFEQAKKSAPCIIFIDEIDAVGRHRGAGLGGGNDEREQTLNQMLVEMDGFETNLGVIVMAATNRPDILDPALLRPGRFDRQVYVTLPDVRGREQILGVHMRKVPVGQDIRADILARGTPGFSGADLANLVNEAALFAARRNGRVVEMVDFEKAKDKIMMGPERKSMVMPEEERKNTAYHEAGHALVARLMPKTDPVHKVTVIPRGRALGVTMQLPEGDRYSMDKERMLSTISVLFGGRIAEEVFMNQMTTGASNDFERATAIARDMVTRYGMTDELGPMVYAENEGEVFLGRSVTKTTTMSEETMRKVDVQIRRIIDEQYGIARRLIEENKDKMHAMALALLEWETIDSDQIDDIMAGKPPRAPKDWSPSSNKPSGPTPPVNADGAPAAA; from the coding sequence GTGAACAACCAATGGTTTTCGAAGGTCGCTGTCTGGCTGGTGATCGCCCTCGTGCTGTTCACTGTGTTCAAGCAGTTCGATCGGGGCGTGGCGCAAGGCAGCCAGATTGCCTATTCGGACTTCCTCGACGAAGTGAAGGCGAGGCGCATCAAGCAGGTGACGCTGCAAGAGAACCCCGGAGGCGGCACCGAGATCCAGGCACTGCGCGAAGACGGCAGCCGCGTGCGCTCCACCGCCACCTTCCTGGACCGTGGCCTCGTCGGCGACCTGATCAACAACGGCGTCAAGTTTGACGTCAAGCCGCGTGAGGAGCCCAGCCTGCTGATGAGCATCCTCGTCAGCTGGGGCCCGATGCTGCTGCTGATCGGCGTCTGGATCTACTTCATGCGCCAGATGCAGGGCGGCGGCAAGGGCGGCGCCTTCAGCTTCGGCAAGAGCAAGGCCCGCATGCTCGACGAGGCCAACAACTCCACCACCTTCGCGGATGTGGCCGGCTGCGACGAGGCCAAGGAGGAGGTCAAGGAGCTGGTCGACTTCCTGAAGGACCCGCAGAAGTTCCAGAAGCTCGGTGGCCGCATCCCGCGTGGCGTGCTGCTGGTCGGCCCCCCGGGCACCGGCAAGACGCTGCTGGCCAAGGCCATTGCCGGCGAGGCCAAGGTGCCGTTCTTCAGCATCAGCGGCTCCGACTTCGTCGAGATGTTCGTCGGCGTGGGCGCGGCGCGTGTGCGCGACATGTTCGAGCAGGCCAAGAAGAGCGCGCCCTGCATCATCTTCATCGACGAGATCGACGCCGTGGGCCGCCATCGCGGGGCCGGCCTGGGCGGCGGCAACGACGAGCGCGAGCAGACCTTGAACCAGATGCTGGTCGAGATGGACGGCTTCGAGACCAACCTCGGCGTCATCGTCATGGCCGCCACCAACCGGCCTGACATCCTCGACCCGGCGCTGCTGCGCCCGGGCCGCTTCGACCGGCAGGTGTACGTGACGCTGCCCGACGTGCGCGGCCGGGAGCAGATCCTGGGCGTGCACATGCGCAAGGTGCCGGTGGGCCAGGACATCCGCGCCGACATCCTGGCGCGGGGCACGCCGGGCTTCAGCGGTGCCGACCTGGCCAACCTCGTGAACGAGGCGGCCCTTTTTGCTGCGCGCCGCAACGGTCGCGTGGTGGAGATGGTCGACTTCGAGAAGGCCAAGGACAAGATCATGATGGGCCCCGAGCGGAAGTCCATGGTCATGCCCGAAGAAGAGCGCAAGAACACGGCCTACCACGAGGCTGGCCACGCGCTGGTGGCCCGCCTGATGCCCAAGACCGACCCGGTGCACAAGGTCACCGTCATTCCGCGCGGTCGCGCCCTGGGCGTGACGATGCAGCTGCCGGAAGGCGACCGCTACAGCATGGACAAGGAGCGCATGCTCAGCACCATCAGCGTTCTCTTCGGTGGCCGCATCGCCGAAGAGGTGTTCATGAACCAGATGACCACCGGCGCCAGCAACGATTTTGAACGTGCCACGGCCATCGCCCGCGACATGGTCACGCGCTATGGCATGACCGACGAACTCGGCCCGATGGTCTACGCCGAGAACGAGGGCGAGGTCTTCCTGGGTCGCAGTGTCACGAAGACGACGACGATGTCGGAAGAGACGATGCGCAAGGTGGATGTCCAGATCCGCAGGATCATTGACGAGCAGTACGGAATCGCCCGTCGCCTCATCGAGGAGAACAAAGACAAGATGCATGCCATGGCGCTGGCCCTGCTTGAGTGGGAGACCATCGACAGCGACCAGATCGACGACATCATGGCCGGCAAGCCGCCCAGGGCGCCCAAGGACTGGTCGCCATCGTCGAACAAGCCCAGCGGCCCGACCCCGCCGGTCAACGCCGACGGCGCGCCGGCCGCGGCCTGA
- the pstA gene encoding phosphate ABC transporter permease PstA, whose protein sequence is MNLFALDAGRLHLHRRRKAMNAVALTLSLAAMAFGLFWLAWILFETIRLGIGGMALSVFTEMTPPPQADSGGLANAIYGSLLMVLLATALGTPIGILCGIYLAEYGKTTWLGSVTGFINDILLSAPSIVIGLFIYAVVVAQVKSFSGWAGILALALIVIPVVVRTTENMLSLIPNALREAAYALGSPKWKVISSVTLRAARAGVITGVLLALARIAGETAPLLFTALNNQFFTSSLSEPMASLPVTIFKYAMSPYDNWRELAWAGVFLITLGVLGLNILARVLFRKKF, encoded by the coding sequence ATGAACCTCTTTGCACTCGACGCGGGCCGTCTTCACCTGCACCGCCGCCGCAAGGCCATGAACGCCGTGGCGCTGACGCTGTCCTTGGCGGCCATGGCCTTCGGCTTGTTCTGGCTGGCCTGGATCTTGTTCGAGACCATCCGGCTGGGCATCGGCGGCATGGCGCTGTCGGTGTTTACCGAGATGACGCCGCCGCCGCAGGCCGACAGTGGCGGCCTGGCCAACGCCATCTACGGCTCGCTGCTCATGGTGCTGCTGGCCACCGCGCTGGGCACGCCCATTGGCATTCTGTGTGGCATCTACCTGGCTGAGTACGGCAAGACGACTTGGCTGGGCAGCGTCACCGGATTCATCAACGACATCCTGCTGTCGGCGCCGTCCATCGTGATCGGCCTGTTCATCTACGCCGTGGTCGTGGCGCAGGTGAAGAGCTTCTCCGGCTGGGCCGGCATCCTGGCGCTGGCGCTCATTGTCATTCCGGTCGTGGTGCGCACCACCGAGAACATGCTGAGCCTCATTCCCAATGCGCTGCGCGAGGCCGCCTACGCCCTGGGTTCTCCCAAGTGGAAGGTGATCTCGTCGGTGACGTTGCGCGCCGCGCGGGCGGGCGTGATCACTGGTGTGCTGCTGGCGCTGGCGCGCATCGCCGGCGAGACGGCGCCACTGCTGTTCACGGCGCTGAACAACCAGTTCTTCACCAGCAGCCTGAGCGAGCCGATGGCCAGCCTGCCGGTGACGATCTTCAAGTACGCGATGAGCCCCTACGACAACTGGCGCGAGCTGGCCTGGGCGGGCGTGTTCCTCATCACCCTGGGCGTGCTGGGACTGAACATCCTGGCCCGCGTCCTGTTCCGCAAGAAATTCTGA
- the pstC gene encoding phosphate ABC transporter permease subunit PstC — protein MPAQNVPPEKATAQSLSGGAPPSHTQRSPWADKVFAFAAQSAAWITLALLAGILASLVYGAWPAIREFGLGFLFSTDWDPVEDKYGGLVMIYGTLMSAAIALIIAVPVSFGIALFLTELAPNWLRRPLGVAIELLAAVPSIVYGMWGLLVFGPILATYVQQPLQSAFEDVPFLGTLFSGPPVGIGLLSAGIILAIMVIPFIASVMRDVFETTPALLKESAYGLGATTWEVVSKVVLPYTRTGVVGAIMLGLGRALGETMAVTFVIGNFSQVDSLSLFQAANSITAAIANEFAEADTKLHQPALMYLGLVLFFITFCVLALSKLLLMRMQRGEGTRT, from the coding sequence TTGCCGGCCCAGAACGTCCCGCCCGAGAAGGCCACAGCGCAGTCGCTGTCCGGCGGCGCACCGCCCAGCCATACACAACGCTCGCCCTGGGCGGACAAGGTCTTCGCCTTCGCCGCGCAGTCGGCCGCGTGGATCACACTGGCCCTGCTGGCCGGCATCCTGGCCTCCCTGGTGTACGGTGCGTGGCCGGCCATCCGCGAGTTCGGCCTCGGCTTCCTCTTCAGCACCGACTGGGACCCCGTCGAGGACAAGTACGGCGGCCTGGTCATGATCTACGGCACGCTGATGTCGGCGGCCATCGCGCTGATCATCGCCGTGCCGGTGAGCTTCGGCATCGCGCTGTTCCTCACCGAGCTCGCTCCCAACTGGTTGCGCCGCCCGCTGGGCGTGGCCATCGAACTGCTGGCCGCCGTGCCGTCCATCGTCTACGGCATGTGGGGGCTGTTGGTGTTCGGCCCCATCCTCGCCACCTACGTGCAGCAGCCGCTTCAGTCGGCCTTCGAAGACGTGCCCTTTCTCGGCACGCTCTTCTCGGGCCCGCCCGTGGGTATCGGACTGTTGTCGGCCGGCATCATCCTAGCGATCATGGTGATTCCGTTCATCGCCTCGGTGATGCGTGATGTGTTCGAGACGACGCCGGCGCTGCTCAAGGAGTCGGCCTACGGGCTGGGAGCCACCACCTGGGAGGTCGTCTCCAAGGTCGTGCTGCCCTACACCAGGACCGGCGTCGTGGGCGCCATCATGCTGGGCCTGGGCCGCGCCCTGGGCGAAACGATGGCCGTCACCTTTGTGATCGGCAACTTCAGCCAAGTCGACTCCTTGTCGTTGTTCCAGGCCGCCAACAGCATCACCGCGGCCATCGCGAACGAGTTCGCCGAGGCCGATACCAAGCTGCACCAGCCGGCCCTGATGTACCTGGGCCTGGTGCTGTTCTTCATCACCTTCTGCGTGCTGGCGCTGTCGAAGCTGCTGCTGATGCGCATGCAGCGCGGCGAGGGGACCCGGACATGA
- the pstB gene encoding phosphate ABC transporter ATP-binding protein PstB encodes MDTKVDNVAGEKIKVQVKDLNFYYGKFHALKHINLEIPERKVTAFIGPSGCGKSTLLRVFNRMFELYPEQRAEGTVLLDGQDILVTKTDVSLIRAKIGMVFQKPTPFPMSIYDNIAFGVRLFETLPRAEMDERVEWALKKAALWNEVKDKLQQSGSSLSGGQQQRLCIARGIAIKPEVLLLDEPCSALDPISTGKIEELIHELKTDYTVMIVTHNMQQAARCSDYTAYMYLGDLVEFGPTSELFMKPKKKDTEDYITGRFG; translated from the coding sequence ATGGACACCAAGGTCGACAACGTTGCCGGCGAGAAGATCAAGGTCCAGGTGAAGGACCTGAACTTCTACTACGGCAAATTCCACGCGCTCAAGCACATCAATCTCGAGATCCCCGAGCGCAAGGTCACCGCCTTCATCGGCCCCTCGGGCTGCGGCAAGAGCACACTGCTGCGCGTCTTCAACCGCATGTTCGAGCTCTACCCCGAGCAACGCGCCGAGGGCACGGTCCTGCTTGATGGGCAGGACATCCTCGTCACCAAGACCGACGTCTCGCTGATCCGCGCCAAGATCGGCATGGTGTTCCAGAAGCCGACGCCGTTCCCGATGTCGATCTACGACAACATCGCCTTCGGGGTGCGCCTGTTCGAGACCTTGCCGCGCGCGGAGATGGACGAGCGCGTGGAGTGGGCGCTGAAGAAGGCGGCGCTGTGGAACGAGGTCAAGGACAAGCTGCAGCAGAGTGGATCCAGCCTCTCGGGGGGCCAGCAGCAGCGCCTGTGCATCGCCCGTGGCATTGCCATCAAGCCCGAGGTGCTGCTGCTCGACGAGCCCTGCTCGGCGCTGGACCCCATCTCCACCGGCAAGATCGAGGAGCTGATCCACGAGCTCAAGACCGACTACACCGTGATGATCGTCACGCACAACATGCAGCAGGCGGCGCGCTGCAGCGACTACACCGCCTACATGTACCTCGGCGATCTGGTTGAGTTCGGCCCCACGAGCGAGCTGTTCATGAAGCCGAAGAAGAAGGACACCGAGGACTACATTACGGGCCGGTTCGGCTGA
- the phoB gene encoding phosphate regulon transcriptional regulator PhoB — MGRVLVVEDEAAIAELIALNLRHQGFEVAVAADAEGAQAEVDRVLPDLVILDWMLPGTSGVQLARRWRADSRTREVPVIMLTARASETDKIAGLDAGADDYLTKPFSPAELQARIRAVLRRRVPSALDLPVEVGALRLDPGSRRVTFDVVPQRIELKVGPTEFRLLHVLMSQPERVHSRAQLLNRVWGDHVFIEERTVDVHIKRLRESLAPAGAQAMVETVRGAGYRLVAAPDGAGA, encoded by the coding sequence ATGGGTCGCGTGCTGGTCGTCGAGGACGAAGCTGCGATTGCCGAGCTGATCGCGCTGAACCTGCGCCATCAGGGATTCGAAGTGGCCGTCGCGGCCGATGCGGAAGGGGCGCAGGCCGAGGTCGACCGGGTGCTCCCCGACCTCGTGATCCTCGATTGGATGCTCCCGGGCACCAGCGGCGTGCAGCTGGCTCGGCGCTGGCGGGCCGACTCGCGCACCCGCGAGGTGCCGGTCATCATGCTCACGGCCAGGGCCTCAGAGACCGACAAGATCGCCGGGCTCGACGCCGGGGCCGACGACTACCTCACGAAGCCGTTCTCTCCCGCCGAGCTGCAGGCGCGCATCCGCGCCGTGCTGCGGCGCCGGGTGCCGTCGGCGCTGGATCTCCCGGTTGAGGTCGGCGCCTTGCGGCTGGACCCGGGGTCGCGCCGGGTCACTTTTGACGTGGTGCCGCAGCGCATTGAACTGAAGGTCGGCCCTACCGAGTTCCGCCTGCTGCACGTGCTGATGAGCCAGCCCGAGCGCGTGCACAGCCGGGCGCAGCTGCTCAACCGCGTCTGGGGCGACCACGTCTTCATCGAGGAACGCACGGTCGACGTGCACATCAAGCGGCTGCGCGAGTCCTTGGCCCCAGCCGGCGCCCAGGCGATGGTGGAGACGGTGCGCGGCGCCGGCTACCGGCTGGTGGCTGCGCCCGATGGAGCCGGCGCATGA